The following coding sequences lie in one Apium graveolens cultivar Ventura chromosome 3, ASM990537v1, whole genome shotgun sequence genomic window:
- the LOC141714359 gene encoding uncharacterized protein LOC141714359, with product MANNVDLNQLMENLDITNAEEEELVFDEDVEESGNRFELCLVGKFLTEKNLNVRVMKSKLADIWRPAMGISIKTLTEGLYLFQFFHKDDMQWMMNNGPWSFDNAILVTNTIPTGEDPTKVPLNEAEFWVQIYDLPTSFMTEAVRRQLGNFFGKFVSYDSTNNTSIWREYMRLKIRLDIRLPLKRRKKICRRDRTEFIVTCKYEKLGDFSLDVVFFLIQNDHVRKG from the coding sequence ATGGCAAACAACGTAGATTTGAATCAGTTAATGGAGAATCTGGATATCACAAATGCGGAAGAGGAAGAACTGGTGTTCGATGAGGATGTTGAGGAGTCTGGGAATAGATTTGAGTTGTGTTTGGTGGGTAAATTCTTAACGGAGAAGAATCTGAATGTACGAGTAATGAAGTCTAAATTAGCGGACATCTGGAGGCCAGCTATGGGTATCAGTATTAAGACTTTAACGGAGGGGTTGTACTTGTTTCAATTTTTTCATAAGGATGATATGCAGTGGATGATGAATAACGGCCCATGGTCATTTGACAATGCTATTCTAGTCACAAACACGATCCCAACAGGGGAGGATCCAACGAAGGTACCACTGAATGAAGCCGAGTTTTGGGTGCAGATATATGACCTTCCAACCAGTTTCATGACGGAAGCCGTACGACGACAGCTGGGGAATTTTTTTGGAAAGTTTGTGTCATATGATAGTACTAATAATACGAGCATATGGAGAGAGTATATGAGACTGAAAATTAGGTTGGATATTAGGTTGCCATTGAAGAGGAGGAAGAAAATCTGTAGGAGAGATAGAACGGAGTTTATAGTCACATGCAAGTATGAAAAGCTGGGTGATTTTTCTTTAGATGTGGTGTTCTTTCTCATACAGAACGATCATGTAAGAAAAGGATGA
- the LOC141712460 gene encoding histone-lysine N-methyltransferase ASHR3-like isoform X3: protein MCPQHACFFCKRKFQLLRCVKCELAWHAKCSPSSEHVMHLQDQPGQAICWKHPTDWHQENKLAVPMNSVEELFCRLALPYVPEEFVIDKTWKDAIVTEMEPPPYVHIKRNIYLVKNKKCDAGDADTGCTTCVSSHCSDNCACGGQSVSCSKSCRCSETCTNRPFRKEKKIKVVKTENCGWGVEAAEFVSKGDFIIEYVGEVISDVMCEQRLWDMKHMGTQNFYLVEVEKDLTINSTFKGNSSRFLNHSCNPNCKLEKWQLDGETRIGIFAARSIKAGEPLTYDYKFIQYRAEVNCQCGAPNCCGSLGAPNSG, encoded by the exons ATGTGTCCTCAGCAT GCTTGCTTTTTCTGCAAACGAAAGTTCCAGCTGTTGCGATGTGTAAAGTGCGAGTTAGCGTGGCATGCAAAATGTTCACCATCCTCGGAGCATGTTATGCATTTACAGGACCAACCTGGGCAAGCCATATGCTGGAAACACCCTACTGATTGGCATCAGGAGAACAAG CTTGCAGTGCCAATGAACAGTGTTGAG GAACTATTCTGTCGCTTAGCACTACCATATGTTCCAGAAGAGTTTGTTATTGATAAAACTTGGAAAGACGCTATTGTGACAGAAATGGAGCCACCTCCTTATGTTCACATCAAACGCA ATATCTACCTTGTCAAGAATAAAAAATGTGATGCGGGTGATGCTGATACTGGATGTACAACTTGTGTTTCTTCTCATTGCTCCGATAATTGTGCCTGCGG GGGTCAAAGTGTAAGCTGCTCAAAATCCTGTCGTTGCTCGGAGACGTGCACTAACAGACCATTTCGAAAGGAAAAAAAGATTAAAGTTGTAAAG ACAGAAAATTGTGGTTGGGGCGTAGAGGCTGCTGAATTTGTGAGTAAAGGTGATTTCATCATCGAGTATGTTGGAGAAG TTATTAGTGATGTTATGTGCGAACAACGGTTGTGGGACATGAAGCACATGGGCACTCAGAACTTTTACCTAGTTGAAGTTGAGAAAGACTTGACAATCAATTCGACTTTCAAGGGGAACTCCTCCAGATTTTTGAACCACAGTTGTAATCCCAACTGTAAACTGGAGAAATG GCAACTGGATGGGGAAACTCGTATTGGTATTTTTGCTGCTAGGTCTATTAAAGCTGGGGAGCCGTTGACATATGATTATAA ATTTATTCAATATAGAGCTGAGGTCAATTGTCAATGTGGCGCACCCAATTGTTGTGGCAGTCTTGGCGCACCTAATTCAGGATGA
- the LOC141712460 gene encoding histone-lysine N-methyltransferase ASHR3-like isoform X4, which translates to MHLQDQPGQAICWKHPTDWHQENKLAVPMNSVEELFCRLALPYVPEEFVIDKTWKDAIVTEMEPPPYVHIKRNIYLVKNKKCDAGDADTGCTTCVSSHCSDNCACGGQSVSCSKSCRCSETCTNRPFRKEKKIKVVKTENCGWGVEAAEFVSKGDFIIEYVGEVISDVMCEQRLWDMKHMGTQNFYLVEVEKDLTINSTFKGNSSRFLNHSCNPNCKLEKWQLDGETRIGIFAARSIKAGEPLTYDYKYDLQVLHFCIIYVYLQVLHFYTITYYLNGYRYSHYTLSETFIML; encoded by the exons ATGCATTTACAGGACCAACCTGGGCAAGCCATATGCTGGAAACACCCTACTGATTGGCATCAGGAGAACAAG CTTGCAGTGCCAATGAACAGTGTTGAG GAACTATTCTGTCGCTTAGCACTACCATATGTTCCAGAAGAGTTTGTTATTGATAAAACTTGGAAAGACGCTATTGTGACAGAAATGGAGCCACCTCCTTATGTTCACATCAAACGCA ATATCTACCTTGTCAAGAATAAAAAATGTGATGCGGGTGATGCTGATACTGGATGTACAACTTGTGTTTCTTCTCATTGCTCCGATAATTGTGCCTGCGG GGGTCAAAGTGTAAGCTGCTCAAAATCCTGTCGTTGCTCGGAGACGTGCACTAACAGACCATTTCGAAAGGAAAAAAAGATTAAAGTTGTAAAG ACAGAAAATTGTGGTTGGGGCGTAGAGGCTGCTGAATTTGTGAGTAAAGGTGATTTCATCATCGAGTATGTTGGAGAAG TTATTAGTGATGTTATGTGCGAACAACGGTTGTGGGACATGAAGCACATGGGCACTCAGAACTTTTACCTAGTTGAAGTTGAGAAAGACTTGACAATCAATTCGACTTTCAAGGGGAACTCCTCCAGATTTTTGAACCACAGTTGTAATCCCAACTGTAAACTGGAGAAATG GCAACTGGATGGGGAAACTCGTATTGGTATTTTTGCTGCTAGGTCTATTAAAGCTGGGGAGCCGTTGACATATGATTATAAGTATGACCTTCAAGTGCTTCATTTTTGCATAATTTATGTATACCTTCAAGTGCTTCACTTTTACACAATTACCTACTATCTGAATGGTTATCGATATTCACATTATACTTTGTCAGAAACCTTTATCATGCTGTAA
- the LOC141712460 gene encoding histone-lysine N-methyltransferase ASHR3-like isoform X2, translating to MCPQHACFFCKRKFQLLRCVKCELAWHAKCSPSSEHVMHLQDQPGQAICWKHPTDWHQENKELFCRLALPYVPEEFVIDKTWKDAIVTEMEPPPYVHIKRNIYLVKNKKCDAGDADTGCTTCVSSHCSDNCACGGQSVSCSKSCRCSETCTNRPFRKEKKIKVVKTENCGWGVEAAEFVSKGDFIIEYVGEVISDVMCEQRLWDMKHMGTQNFYLVEVEKDLTINSTFKGNSSRFLNHSCNPNCKLEKWQLDGETRIGIFAARSIKAGEPLTYDYKYDLQVLHFCIIYVYLQVLHFYTITYYLNGYRYSHYTLSETFIML from the exons ATGTGTCCTCAGCAT GCTTGCTTTTTCTGCAAACGAAAGTTCCAGCTGTTGCGATGTGTAAAGTGCGAGTTAGCGTGGCATGCAAAATGTTCACCATCCTCGGAGCATGTTATGCATTTACAGGACCAACCTGGGCAAGCCATATGCTGGAAACACCCTACTGATTGGCATCAGGAGAACAAG GAACTATTCTGTCGCTTAGCACTACCATATGTTCCAGAAGAGTTTGTTATTGATAAAACTTGGAAAGACGCTATTGTGACAGAAATGGAGCCACCTCCTTATGTTCACATCAAACGCA ATATCTACCTTGTCAAGAATAAAAAATGTGATGCGGGTGATGCTGATACTGGATGTACAACTTGTGTTTCTTCTCATTGCTCCGATAATTGTGCCTGCGG GGGTCAAAGTGTAAGCTGCTCAAAATCCTGTCGTTGCTCGGAGACGTGCACTAACAGACCATTTCGAAAGGAAAAAAAGATTAAAGTTGTAAAG ACAGAAAATTGTGGTTGGGGCGTAGAGGCTGCTGAATTTGTGAGTAAAGGTGATTTCATCATCGAGTATGTTGGAGAAG TTATTAGTGATGTTATGTGCGAACAACGGTTGTGGGACATGAAGCACATGGGCACTCAGAACTTTTACCTAGTTGAAGTTGAGAAAGACTTGACAATCAATTCGACTTTCAAGGGGAACTCCTCCAGATTTTTGAACCACAGTTGTAATCCCAACTGTAAACTGGAGAAATG GCAACTGGATGGGGAAACTCGTATTGGTATTTTTGCTGCTAGGTCTATTAAAGCTGGGGAGCCGTTGACATATGATTATAAGTATGACCTTCAAGTGCTTCATTTTTGCATAATTTATGTATACCTTCAAGTGCTTCACTTTTACACAATTACCTACTATCTGAATGGTTATCGATATTCACATTATACTTTGTCAGAAACCTTTATCATGCTGTAA
- the LOC141712460 gene encoding histone-lysine N-methyltransferase ASHR3-like isoform X1 yields MCPQHACFFCKRKFQLLRCVKCELAWHAKCSPSSEHVMHLQDQPGQAICWKHPTDWHQENKLAVPMNSVEELFCRLALPYVPEEFVIDKTWKDAIVTEMEPPPYVHIKRNIYLVKNKKCDAGDADTGCTTCVSSHCSDNCACGGQSVSCSKSCRCSETCTNRPFRKEKKIKVVKTENCGWGVEAAEFVSKGDFIIEYVGEVISDVMCEQRLWDMKHMGTQNFYLVEVEKDLTINSTFKGNSSRFLNHSCNPNCKLEKWQLDGETRIGIFAARSIKAGEPLTYDYKYDLQVLHFCIIYVYLQVLHFYTITYYLNGYRYSHYTLSETFIML; encoded by the exons ATGTGTCCTCAGCAT GCTTGCTTTTTCTGCAAACGAAAGTTCCAGCTGTTGCGATGTGTAAAGTGCGAGTTAGCGTGGCATGCAAAATGTTCACCATCCTCGGAGCATGTTATGCATTTACAGGACCAACCTGGGCAAGCCATATGCTGGAAACACCCTACTGATTGGCATCAGGAGAACAAG CTTGCAGTGCCAATGAACAGTGTTGAG GAACTATTCTGTCGCTTAGCACTACCATATGTTCCAGAAGAGTTTGTTATTGATAAAACTTGGAAAGACGCTATTGTGACAGAAATGGAGCCACCTCCTTATGTTCACATCAAACGCA ATATCTACCTTGTCAAGAATAAAAAATGTGATGCGGGTGATGCTGATACTGGATGTACAACTTGTGTTTCTTCTCATTGCTCCGATAATTGTGCCTGCGG GGGTCAAAGTGTAAGCTGCTCAAAATCCTGTCGTTGCTCGGAGACGTGCACTAACAGACCATTTCGAAAGGAAAAAAAGATTAAAGTTGTAAAG ACAGAAAATTGTGGTTGGGGCGTAGAGGCTGCTGAATTTGTGAGTAAAGGTGATTTCATCATCGAGTATGTTGGAGAAG TTATTAGTGATGTTATGTGCGAACAACGGTTGTGGGACATGAAGCACATGGGCACTCAGAACTTTTACCTAGTTGAAGTTGAGAAAGACTTGACAATCAATTCGACTTTCAAGGGGAACTCCTCCAGATTTTTGAACCACAGTTGTAATCCCAACTGTAAACTGGAGAAATG GCAACTGGATGGGGAAACTCGTATTGGTATTTTTGCTGCTAGGTCTATTAAAGCTGGGGAGCCGTTGACATATGATTATAAGTATGACCTTCAAGTGCTTCATTTTTGCATAATTTATGTATACCTTCAAGTGCTTCACTTTTACACAATTACCTACTATCTGAATGGTTATCGATATTCACATTATACTTTGTCAGAAACCTTTATCATGCTGTAA
- the LOC141712460 gene encoding histone-lysine N-methyltransferase ASHR3-like isoform X5 — protein sequence MNSVEELFCRLALPYVPEEFVIDKTWKDAIVTEMEPPPYVHIKRNIYLVKNKKCDAGDADTGCTTCVSSHCSDNCACGGQSVSCSKSCRCSETCTNRPFRKEKKIKVVKTENCGWGVEAAEFVSKGDFIIEYVGEVISDVMCEQRLWDMKHMGTQNFYLVEVEKDLTINSTFKGNSSRFLNHSCNPNCKLEKWQLDGETRIGIFAARSIKAGEPLTYDYKYDLQVLHFCIIYVYLQVLHFYTITYYLNGYRYSHYTLSETFIML from the exons ATGAACAGTGTTGAG GAACTATTCTGTCGCTTAGCACTACCATATGTTCCAGAAGAGTTTGTTATTGATAAAACTTGGAAAGACGCTATTGTGACAGAAATGGAGCCACCTCCTTATGTTCACATCAAACGCA ATATCTACCTTGTCAAGAATAAAAAATGTGATGCGGGTGATGCTGATACTGGATGTACAACTTGTGTTTCTTCTCATTGCTCCGATAATTGTGCCTGCGG GGGTCAAAGTGTAAGCTGCTCAAAATCCTGTCGTTGCTCGGAGACGTGCACTAACAGACCATTTCGAAAGGAAAAAAAGATTAAAGTTGTAAAG ACAGAAAATTGTGGTTGGGGCGTAGAGGCTGCTGAATTTGTGAGTAAAGGTGATTTCATCATCGAGTATGTTGGAGAAG TTATTAGTGATGTTATGTGCGAACAACGGTTGTGGGACATGAAGCACATGGGCACTCAGAACTTTTACCTAGTTGAAGTTGAGAAAGACTTGACAATCAATTCGACTTTCAAGGGGAACTCCTCCAGATTTTTGAACCACAGTTGTAATCCCAACTGTAAACTGGAGAAATG GCAACTGGATGGGGAAACTCGTATTGGTATTTTTGCTGCTAGGTCTATTAAAGCTGGGGAGCCGTTGACATATGATTATAAGTATGACCTTCAAGTGCTTCATTTTTGCATAATTTATGTATACCTTCAAGTGCTTCACTTTTACACAATTACCTACTATCTGAATGGTTATCGATATTCACATTATACTTTGTCAGAAACCTTTATCATGCTGTAA